From a single Oceaniferula flava genomic region:
- a CDS encoding phospholipase D-like domain-containing protein encodes MSPTHRFRRHAQCWMVLICLLGLAACAPGRRIAKRQPIETAAAIGQPAFEQATARAVRSPWVDGNHVTSLMNGDEFYPAMLKAARSAQKSITFETYAFINGGVTRDFVAVFCDRAKAGVKVHLILDAFGSEHAGDDNLAQLRSAGVQVHFYHDQFFRHPLRYNVRDHRKLMVVDGKIGFTGGCGVANAWTGDTETPDNWRENHYQVTGPVVAQLQRDFNDNWEHTGGETLAGSDYYPQLIKTGNHRAQNFVSGPKDNLYTVPHLYRQVLASAQKSIIIENSYMLPDGAILDAIIDARKRGVHVELIVPGKYIDAWPLRYFSRLQYHRLLKAGVHIYEYQKAMLHCKVMVVDGVFSSVGSANFDCRSLYTNDESNLNVISTSFAREQLRMLEFDKSHSIRVTEAKSLWNPLYFPSRAAAPLVIPQL; translated from the coding sequence ATGTCACCGACTCACCGTTTTCGCCGGCACGCACAGTGCTGGATGGTGCTCATCTGCCTGCTTGGCTTGGCCGCCTGTGCGCCGGGACGGAGGATTGCCAAACGTCAACCGATCGAAACCGCGGCGGCGATTGGTCAGCCAGCCTTTGAGCAGGCCACGGCCCGCGCAGTGCGCTCCCCCTGGGTGGATGGCAACCACGTCACCTCCCTGATGAATGGAGACGAATTCTACCCGGCCATGCTCAAGGCCGCCCGTTCGGCGCAGAAAAGTATCACCTTTGAAACCTACGCCTTCATCAATGGCGGGGTCACCCGGGATTTTGTCGCCGTCTTCTGCGACCGGGCCAAGGCCGGGGTGAAGGTGCATTTGATTCTCGATGCCTTTGGCTCCGAACATGCCGGCGACGACAACCTGGCCCAACTCCGCTCCGCCGGGGTGCAGGTGCATTTCTATCACGATCAATTTTTCCGCCACCCACTGCGCTACAACGTCAGAGACCACCGCAAGCTGATGGTGGTGGATGGAAAAATCGGCTTCACCGGTGGCTGCGGTGTGGCCAACGCCTGGACCGGCGACACCGAAACGCCGGACAATTGGCGCGAGAACCATTACCAGGTCACCGGCCCGGTGGTCGCGCAATTGCAGCGCGATTTCAACGACAACTGGGAGCACACCGGCGGCGAAACATTGGCGGGCTCCGACTACTACCCGCAACTCATAAAGACCGGTAACCACCGTGCTCAGAACTTCGTTTCCGGCCCGAAAGACAATCTCTACACCGTGCCCCACCTCTACCGTCAGGTGCTGGCATCCGCGCAGAAAAGCATCATCATCGAGAACTCCTACATGCTGCCAGACGGAGCCATTCTGGATGCCATCATCGACGCCCGAAAGCGTGGAGTGCACGTGGAGTTGATTGTTCCGGGGAAATACATCGACGCCTGGCCTCTGCGCTATTTCTCACGCCTGCAATACCATCGCTTACTGAAAGCAGGAGTGCATATTTACGAATACCAAAAAGCGATGCTGCACTGTAAGGTGATGGTGGTCGACGGAGTGTTCTCCTCGGTTGGCTCGGCGAACTTTGACTGTCGATCGCTCTACACCAATGACGAATCCAACCTCAACGTGATCAGCACCAGTTTCGCCCGGGAGCAGCTGCGGATGCTCGAGTTTGATAAAAGCCATAGTATCCGTGTGACGGAGGCCAAATCTCTGTGGAATCCGCTGTATTTCCCAAGCCGAGCCGCAGCCCCCTTGGTCATCCCTCAGCTGTAG
- a CDS encoding YchJ family protein codes for MSDPIEDLPEDDVQDEAPKTRAESLCPCKSGVSYYLCCMPLHYRKAKAATAEELMRSRYSAYFFRLSDYIVETTHPDTREPGLKKQLEKKIHNISWQFLTILKTSKGGPSDKTGKVEFLAECYVEGEPHEQHEHSRFKRYKGDWKYLDDKG; via the coding sequence GTGAGCGATCCCATTGAAGACCTGCCGGAAGATGACGTCCAAGACGAGGCCCCCAAGACACGTGCCGAGTCGCTGTGTCCCTGTAAGAGTGGCGTTAGCTATTACCTCTGCTGCATGCCGCTGCACTATCGCAAAGCGAAAGCAGCCACCGCAGAAGAGCTGATGCGTTCGCGTTACAGCGCCTACTTTTTCCGTCTCAGCGACTACATCGTGGAAACCACCCACCCTGACACCCGGGAGCCCGGTTTGAAAAAGCAGTTGGAAAAGAAAATCCACAACATCAGCTGGCAGTTCCTCACCATCCTCAAGACTTCCAAAGGCGGCCCCTCGGACAAGACCGGCAAGGTGGAGTTCCTGGCCGAGTGCTACGTCGAAGGCGAACCGCACGAGCAGCACGAGCACTCACGCTTCAAGCGCTACAAAGGCGATTGGAAATACCTTGATGACAAGGGTTAA
- a CDS encoding YiiX family permuted papain-like enzyme, giving the protein MKKPVALLLLCALTFGSVALAGLFKSRSHNPYQLQNGDIVFQSTNSSQGKAIKAATNSPWTHVGMVFFRNGDPMVIEAVQPVRITPLKSFIARSPSTFYAMRLKNAEQHINAQTMARAEHYCNQQLGKNYDLQFRWSDDKIYCSELVWKVYKEAGGIELCQPRPFKAYNLKHPTVQRIAKQRYGAVNNLPLNELAVAPSDLAQSPLLIEVPKK; this is encoded by the coding sequence ATGAAAAAACCTGTCGCCCTGCTCCTCCTCTGCGCCCTGACCTTTGGCTCGGTCGCCCTCGCCGGTCTGTTCAAATCCCGCAGCCATAATCCCTACCAACTGCAGAACGGAGACATCGTTTTCCAATCGACCAACAGCAGTCAGGGCAAGGCCATCAAAGCCGCGACCAACTCCCCATGGACTCACGTCGGCATGGTGTTTTTTCGAAACGGAGACCCGATGGTGATCGAAGCGGTTCAGCCGGTGCGCATCACTCCCTTGAAAAGCTTCATCGCACGCAGTCCCTCGACCTTTTACGCGATGCGATTAAAAAACGCCGAGCAGCACATCAATGCACAAACCATGGCGCGGGCGGAACACTACTGCAATCAACAGCTGGGCAAGAACTACGACCTCCAGTTCCGCTGGTCAGACGACAAGATCTACTGCTCCGAGCTCGTCTGGAAAGTTTACAAAGAAGCCGGCGGCATCGAGCTCTGCCAGCCACGTCCGTTCAAAGCCTACAACTTGAAACACCCGACCGTGCAGCGCATCGCCAAGCAGCGCTATGGAGCAGTGAATAATCTACCGCTCAATGAACTGGCCGTCGCGCCCTCCGATCTTGCGCAATCTCCGTTGCTGATCGAAGTGCCGAAAAAGTAA